In one Nicotiana sylvestris chromosome 8, ASM39365v2, whole genome shotgun sequence genomic region, the following are encoded:
- the LOC138874652 gene encoding uncharacterized protein → MTSNIVESLNAVIKEASELPIFDLLEYMRTLLERWTKEKLLKAKGTFTYLGYKFNKELDDNNTLSQKLRVMASTDHIHTVLDGVKRYIVCLENKKYNCGQFQLDELPCAHALAALRHRKETYENYCSPYYTRKSLLLTYEMPVNPLPDESK, encoded by the exons ATGACATCAAACATTGTCGAGTCGTTGAATGCTGTAATAAAAGAGGCAAGCGAGTTGCCAATATTTGATCTATTAGAGTATATGAGGACGCTTCTTGAACGTTGGACGAAAGAGAAGTTATTGAAGGCAAAGGGTACTTTCACATACCTTGGGTACAAATTCAACAAAGAATTGGATGATAACAATACATTATCTCAGAAACTAAGG GTGATGGCTTCAACAGATCATATACATACTGTGTTAGATGGTGTGAAGCGGTACATTGTGTGTCTAGAAAACAAGAAATATAACTGCGGacaattccaacttgatgaacttCCATGTGCGCATGCTTTGGCAGCATTAAGGCACAGGAAGGAAACATACGAAAACTATTGCTCTCCGTATTACACAAGGAAAAGCCTTCTGCTTACCTATGAAATGCCAGTAAATCCTCTTCCTGATGAAAGCAAATAG